A part of uncultured Fibrobacter sp. genomic DNA contains:
- a CDS encoding HsdR family type I site-specific deoxyribonuclease: MQQQPDYREIPTSQIPAMRLLANLGFKPLTPEEVMLERKGKLANVLLEDILLSQLRKLNSFTHKGVRRDFSEENLRNAILKLKNMQYDGLVRTNAKIYDLLTLPQSEEESVEGDKRSYDIRYIDWQEPANNVFHMVAEFDVECSKSNARVIPDIVLFVNGIPFAVIENKSPEEGIKQGISQMIRNQGDEYIPGLFVFCQTLLSVSMNAATYSTVGTPEKFWNLWHELEIKDKEIEAAINKKVSAEDEDRIFSVPKLAPFRKNNPQTKRVVTEQDRLIYCLCKPERLLEIAYRFTLFDEGIKKIARYQQFFVVHSALKRIRNIDNENKRKGGLVWHTQGSGKSLSMVMLARGIVLDSTYDPDCNIKNPRVVLVTDRKELDSQICDTFKNCGAEVIKATSGENLLNLMASDNSAVITTVINKFDKALNKRQYVEKSNNIFLLVDEAHRTQYKSLHARMKQMLPNACYIGFTGTPLMKKEKNSFGKFGGMLKPSYTIQQANEDGAVVPLLYEGRHAELKQDKAAIDLWFDRFTAGLNEKQKADLKKKYARAEMLNKAERVVYMRAFDISEHFRTNWQGTPFKAQLVAPSKETAILYHEFLDEIGFVSSEVVISGPDEREGYSEVGEEPTSRVTKFWTKMMDRYGDEDSYNKSIIDGFKGPGKPEILIVCDKLLTGFDAERNTVLYLCRTLKEHTLLQAIARVNRLFEENGKKKDFGYIVDYANVRDNLDTALVMYKALEGFDPEDLEGLLTDVSEQVDKLPQLRSNLWDVFKGVKNKADPEQMERHLADEKRRNDFYKALRDFGKCLSIAMSSQKFLEKTPAEDMTRLRREFKMFSDMRVSVKHRYADDVDYSEYEPKIKKLLDTHIQSDNVVQTVAPVDILSKGFSSVHDKVAGYDTRSKASSADAIAHALKKTITEKMEEDPAFYTKFSKMIQDVIDSFQTGKMSEDEYFSKVKGLEENFKSKKREDVPAEISENEDAAAYYGVALTAFLYGKKCEASKAKQLAVETALFVVESLKKHHKVQFWNDQDAQNRVRDDLDTLLFDNICVRERFGWSNADIDSLEEKIMNVARRRSHE; this comes from the coding sequence ATGCAACAACAGCCTGATTATAGAGAGATTCCGACTTCGCAGATTCCGGCGATGCGGTTGTTGGCGAATCTCGGGTTCAAGCCGCTTACGCCCGAAGAGGTGATGCTGGAGCGCAAGGGTAAACTTGCCAATGTGTTGCTCGAAGATATTCTGCTCTCGCAGTTGCGCAAGTTGAATTCGTTTACGCACAAGGGAGTCCGTCGCGACTTTAGCGAAGAGAATTTGCGTAACGCCATCCTGAAGCTCAAGAACATGCAGTACGATGGCTTGGTGCGTACGAATGCAAAGATATATGACCTGTTAACGCTCCCGCAATCCGAAGAAGAATCTGTCGAGGGCGACAAGCGCAGTTACGACATTCGCTATATCGACTGGCAGGAACCGGCGAACAATGTGTTCCATATGGTTGCCGAATTCGATGTGGAGTGTTCGAAATCCAATGCCCGTGTTATCCCTGATATCGTGCTTTTTGTGAACGGAATCCCGTTTGCTGTCATCGAGAACAAGTCGCCCGAAGAAGGAATCAAGCAGGGCATTTCCCAGATGATTCGCAACCAGGGCGATGAATATATTCCGGGGTTGTTTGTTTTTTGCCAAACACTTTTGTCGGTGAGCATGAACGCTGCGACTTATTCCACCGTGGGGACTCCCGAAAAGTTCTGGAACCTTTGGCATGAACTTGAAATCAAGGATAAGGAAATCGAAGCTGCGATTAACAAAAAGGTCTCTGCTGAAGATGAAGATAGGATTTTCTCGGTGCCGAAACTGGCGCCATTCCGCAAGAATAATCCGCAGACAAAGCGCGTGGTGACGGAACAGGACAGGTTGATTTATTGCCTGTGCAAGCCGGAACGCTTGCTCGAAATCGCCTATCGCTTTACCCTGTTCGATGAGGGGATAAAGAAGATTGCCCGCTACCAACAGTTCTTTGTGGTCCATTCGGCGTTAAAACGTATTCGGAATATTGATAACGAAAATAAGCGCAAGGGCGGTCTGGTGTGGCATACGCAGGGGTCGGGCAAGTCACTTTCGATGGTGATGCTTGCTCGCGGAATCGTGCTGGATTCGACATATGATCCCGATTGTAATATCAAGAATCCGCGAGTTGTACTAGTTACCGACCGCAAGGAATTGGATTCGCAAATATGCGACACCTTCAAAAATTGTGGTGCGGAGGTCATCAAGGCTACATCGGGTGAGAATTTGCTCAACCTTATGGCGTCGGACAATTCTGCCGTGATAACGACCGTTATCAACAAGTTTGACAAGGCGCTGAACAAACGCCAATATGTTGAAAAATCAAATAACATCTTTTTGCTAGTGGACGAAGCGCACCGTACGCAATACAAGAGCTTGCATGCGCGTATGAAGCAGATGCTCCCGAATGCCTGCTATATCGGCTTTACGGGCACGCCGCTGATGAAGAAGGAAAAGAACAGTTTCGGCAAGTTCGGCGGGATGCTCAAGCCGAGTTACACTATCCAGCAGGCGAACGAAGATGGCGCCGTGGTGCCTTTGCTTTACGAGGGTCGCCACGCAGAACTCAAGCAAGACAAGGCTGCAATAGACCTTTGGTTTGACCGTTTTACAGCGGGGCTGAATGAGAAGCAGAAGGCCGACCTTAAGAAGAAATATGCACGGGCCGAGATGCTGAACAAGGCAGAACGCGTCGTGTATATGCGTGCGTTTGATATCAGCGAGCATTTCCGTACAAACTGGCAGGGGACTCCGTTCAAGGCACAACTTGTCGCACCGAGCAAGGAAACGGCTATTCTGTACCATGAATTCTTGGATGAAATTGGTTTCGTGAGTTCTGAAGTTGTCATTTCGGGCCCCGATGAGCGCGAAGGCTATTCGGAAGTGGGCGAAGAACCGACTAGCCGAGTGACGAAATTCTGGACAAAGATGATGGATCGCTATGGCGACGAGGATTCGTATAATAAGTCGATTATTGATGGTTTCAAGGGCCCAGGTAAGCCGGAAATCCTGATTGTCTGTGACAAGTTGCTGACGGGTTTTGATGCCGAACGCAACACCGTTCTGTACCTTTGCCGCACGCTCAAGGAACATACGCTTTTGCAGGCGATTGCCCGCGTGAACCGCTTGTTCGAGGAAAACGGCAAAAAGAAGGATTTCGGCTATATCGTAGACTACGCCAACGTGCGCGACAACCTGGATACGGCCCTTGTGATGTACAAGGCGCTGGAAGGCTTTGACCCAGAAGATTTGGAAGGCTTGCTGACCGATGTGTCGGAACAAGTGGACAAGTTGCCGCAACTGCGTTCTAATCTGTGGGATGTTTTCAAGGGAGTCAAGAACAAGGCCGACCCCGAACAGATGGAGCGCCACCTGGCCGATGAAAAACGCCGTAACGATTTCTACAAGGCGCTGCGTGATTTTGGAAAGTGCCTAAGTATCGCAATGTCATCGCAGAAGTTCCTAGAAAAGACCCCAGCCGAAGATATGACGCGGCTCCGCAGGGAATTCAAGATGTTCTCGGATATGCGCGTGTCTGTAAAGCACCGCTATGCCGACGATGTGGATTACAGTGAGTATGAGCCGAAAATCAAGAAGTTGCTCGATACGCACATCCAGTCGGATAACGTGGTGCAAACTGTGGCTCCCGTGGATATTTTGAGTAAAGGATTCAGCTCTGTTCACGATAAGGTTGCCGGTTACGATACCCGCAGCAAGGCTTCCAGTGCCGATGCCATTGCCCATGCACTTAAGAAGACTATTACCGAGAAAATGGAAGAAGATCCCGCTTTTTACACTAAGTTCTCGAAGATGATTCAAGATGTCATCGATAGTTTCCAGACGGGAAAGATGTCGGAAGATGAGTATTTCTCTAAGGTGAAAGGATTGGAGGAAAATTTCAAAAGCAAGAAACGCGAAGACGTTCCGGCAGAAATCAGTGAAAACGAAGATGCTGCCGCATATTATGGCGTCGCGTTGACAGCATTCTTGTATGGAAAAAAGTGCGAAGCGTCAAAAGCCAAACAACTTGCTGTTGAAACAGCCTTATTTGTTGTTGAATCATTGAAAAAACATCACAAGGTGCAATTCTGGAACGATCAGGACGCACAAAACAGGGTGCGAGACGATTTGGATACATTGTTATTCGATAATATTTGTGTCCGGGAGCGCTTTGGCTGGTCGAATGCGGACATTGATTCTCTAGAAGAGAAAATTATGAATGTGGCAAGGCGGCGTTCGCATGAATGA
- a CDS encoding SprT family zinc-dependent metalloprotease, protein MNELGVVKYGDREIAYAVEFCRRKTLEISVMPDSAVQIRAPQGAKLEAIAQKVQKKAPWIVEKQDWFAKFPKAPPPRQYLGGETHLYLGRRYRLKIEKGKERLVKIDGGFIRVVSADVRPAIVKKILDEWLRERAKVQFENVFLACMARFSHSSTSPRLQIRDMKTRWGSLSKGGILTLNTKLIAAPKECIEYVVVHELCHLKYPNHDKKFYRLLETRMPDWEKRKQKLENLQG, encoded by the coding sequence ATGAATGAGTTGGGCGTTGTTAAATATGGAGACCGAGAGATTGCGTACGCGGTTGAATTCTGCCGCCGCAAGACTCTGGAAATCTCTGTAATGCCGGATAGTGCTGTGCAGATACGGGCTCCGCAGGGGGCGAAGCTCGAAGCAATCGCGCAGAAGGTGCAGAAAAAGGCTCCGTGGATTGTTGAAAAGCAGGACTGGTTTGCGAAATTTCCTAAAGCGCCTCCTCCAAGGCAATATCTTGGAGGCGAGACGCACTTGTATTTGGGACGCCGTTATCGATTAAAAATCGAAAAAGGTAAAGAACGCTTGGTGAAAATCGATGGCGGGTTCATTAGGGTTGTTTCTGCGGATGTTCGCCCCGCAATCGTGAAGAAAATTCTTGACGAATGGTTGCGTGAACGTGCCAAGGTGCAGTTCGAGAATGTTTTTTTGGCTTGTATGGCTCGTTTTTCGCATTCTTCTACGTCTCCTCGCCTGCAAATCCGCGACATGAAAACCCGCTGGGGTTCGCTCTCTAAAGGCGGTATATTGACCTTAAATACAAAGCTGATTGCCGCTCCGAAGGAATGTATCGAGTATGTTGTGGTGCATGAATTGTGTCACCTGAAATACCCGAACCACGATAAAAAGTTCTATCGTCTGCTGGAAACCCGTATGCCCGACTGGGAAAAACGGAAACAGAAGCTGGAAAACTTGCAGGGGTAA
- the recQ gene encoding DNA helicase RecQ, which produces MTPLEILKTVFGYSSFRPMQEDIIANVLEHCDSLVLMPTGGGKSLCYQIPALILEGTTVVVSPLISLMKDQVDALNASGIAAAALNSNNNEEENFKIRTQAKSGRLKILYISPERLQREIPWMRQNLHVPLFAIDEAHCISQWGHDFRPEYTQLGNLHDDFPQACIMALTATADKLTKEDIVKQLRLNSYKVFISSFDRPNLSLDVRRGYTGKEKTKAILSIIKRHANESGIIYCLSRKNTEKVAEILCDAGVAARAYHAGMSSEERNVVQEDFINDKIDVVCATIAFGMGIDKSNVRFVIHYNLPKSIESFYQEIGRAGRDGLPSETVLFYSYQDIVTLRGFVNESGQKEINSEKLDRMQEYAESLICRRRILLNYFGESDSENCGNCDVCKNPPRRFDGTILVQKALSAIKRTNEQIGFSMTAQILKGFNDEEIVQNGYDKIKTFGAGADVTLKDWHDYLLQMLHLGFVEIAYNESNHLKITGSGKEVLSGKKIAELAVPDRTEPEKDRKRKKKEFVHSDFDESVAADDGLFEALRKLRREIADENNWPAYVVLSDKTLKELSSTPPLSIEDLYGVFGFGEKKIEKFGQRFVDAITDFLGNSGRSLQISHDTIQQDNGMSHMEFQKRLYAKAYEPWSEEDDLKLEQLYNQGLTTSELSKKMGRGNGAIRSRLRKLGIVD; this is translated from the coding sequence ATGACTCCACTTGAAATTCTGAAAACAGTCTTTGGCTACAGTTCCTTTCGCCCGATGCAAGAAGATATAATAGCGAATGTTCTCGAACATTGCGATTCACTTGTATTAATGCCGACTGGCGGAGGAAAATCCCTTTGCTATCAGATTCCCGCTTTGATTCTTGAAGGGACAACGGTGGTTGTATCTCCGCTTATTTCTTTGATGAAAGACCAGGTGGATGCCTTAAATGCTAGCGGCATTGCCGCAGCTGCTCTCAATAGCAACAACAACGAAGAAGAGAATTTCAAAATCCGGACGCAAGCAAAATCAGGGCGGCTAAAGATTCTGTATATTTCACCAGAACGCCTGCAAAGAGAAATTCCTTGGATGCGGCAAAATTTACACGTTCCCTTGTTTGCGATTGATGAGGCGCATTGTATCTCTCAATGGGGACATGATTTCCGTCCGGAATACACCCAGCTCGGAAATTTACACGATGATTTTCCGCAAGCATGTATAATGGCGTTGACGGCCACGGCAGACAAACTGACTAAAGAAGACATTGTCAAACAATTACGCTTAAATTCATATAAAGTTTTTATCAGCTCGTTTGATAGGCCGAACTTGAGTTTAGATGTACGCCGTGGATATACGGGTAAAGAGAAAACGAAGGCAATTCTTTCCATTATCAAAAGGCATGCGAATGAATCGGGCATTATTTATTGCCTTTCCAGAAAGAATACGGAAAAAGTTGCTGAAATTTTGTGTGATGCAGGTGTTGCTGCGAGAGCGTATCATGCAGGAATGTCGTCAGAAGAACGAAATGTTGTACAAGAAGATTTTATAAATGACAAGATTGATGTGGTTTGCGCGACCATCGCGTTTGGCATGGGAATAGATAAAAGCAACGTCCGTTTTGTAATACATTACAATCTGCCTAAAAGTATTGAAAGTTTTTATCAGGAAATTGGCCGCGCAGGGCGAGACGGTTTGCCTTCAGAAACGGTTCTGTTTTATAGTTATCAAGATATCGTGACGCTTCGTGGGTTCGTAAATGAAAGCGGACAAAAGGAAATCAACTCCGAAAAACTTGACAGAATGCAGGAATATGCGGAATCGTTGATTTGCCGTCGCCGAATTTTACTGAATTACTTCGGTGAAAGTGATAGCGAAAACTGTGGAAATTGCGATGTCTGCAAAAATCCGCCACGCCGCTTTGACGGGACCATCTTGGTGCAGAAGGCTCTTTCTGCCATAAAGCGTACGAACGAGCAAATCGGTTTCTCGATGACGGCGCAAATTCTCAAAGGCTTCAATGATGAAGAAATTGTGCAGAATGGATATGATAAAATAAAGACGTTCGGTGCGGGAGCCGATGTCACCTTGAAAGATTGGCATGATTATCTATTGCAAATGTTGCATTTGGGATTTGTCGAAATTGCCTACAATGAATCCAATCATTTAAAAATCACCGGTAGCGGTAAAGAAGTCCTTTCGGGAAAGAAAATCGCTGAGTTGGCTGTTCCTGATAGGACGGAACCGGAAAAAGATCGGAAACGAAAAAAGAAGGAATTCGTTCATTCGGATTTTGACGAAAGTGTTGCCGCTGATGACGGCTTATTTGAAGCATTACGAAAGTTGCGCAGAGAAATTGCCGATGAGAACAACTGGCCTGCTTATGTTGTACTTTCGGACAAAACTTTAAAAGAGCTGTCTAGCACGCCTCCGCTGTCCATCGAAGACTTGTATGGCGTATTCGGTTTTGGAGAAAAGAAAATTGAAAAATTCGGTCAACGATTTGTTGACGCGATTACGGATTTTCTTGGCAACTCCGGGCGTTCGTTGCAAATATCGCACGATACTATTCAGCAGGATAACGGCATGTCCCATATGGAATTTCAGAAGCGGCTGTATGCCAAAGCATATGAGCCTTGGAGCGAAGAAGATGACTTAAAACTGGAACAGCTGTACAATCAAGGATTGACAACAAGTGAGCTTTCTAAAAAAATGGGACGTGGAAATGGAGCGATTCGTTCCCGGCTAAGAAAATTGGGAATTGTAGATTAG
- a CDS encoding ORF6N domain-containing protein: MKKQEIIVSNPLAASKIANKIVVIRDVQVLLDRDLAEIYGVEIKALNQAVKRNPERFPDQFMFQLSSDEYQNVKKSLWSQLVTIENVGDQRGRHTKYLPYAFTEQGVAMLSAVLRSERAIKVSIEIMNAFVQMRHYLRHNMGLVGRLNAFESKVDTKLVEHDQKFKKIDENFSKIFNELDSNPKKAKEGVFFKGQIFDAYAFFQDIIKTAKKEIILIDGYVDLSFFPAILTNLT, translated from the coding sequence ATGAAGAAACAAGAAATCATCGTTTCAAATCCGTTGGCCGCTTCCAAAATAGCGAATAAAATCGTGGTCATTCGCGATGTTCAGGTTTTGCTTGACCGTGATTTGGCGGAAATATATGGTGTAGAAATAAAGGCGCTGAATCAGGCTGTGAAGAGAAATCCCGAACGTTTCCCAGATCAGTTTATGTTTCAATTGTCGTCGGATGAATATCAGAATGTAAAGAAATCTTTATGGTCACAACTTGTGACCATAGAAAATGTCGGGGACCAACGTGGACGACATACCAAATACCTCCCTTATGCTTTTACCGAGCAGGGCGTTGCGATGCTTTCGGCGGTTCTTCGTAGCGAAAGGGCTATTAAGGTCAGCATCGAGATCATGAACGCGTTTGTTCAGATGCGCCATTATCTGCGTCACAATATGGGTCTTGTCGGGCGTTTAAATGCTTTTGAATCCAAGGTTGATACAAAACTTGTTGAACATGATCAGAAATTCAAGAAGATTGACGAGAATTTTTCTAAAATATTCAATGAATTGGATTCTAATCCTAAAAAGGCAAAGGAGGGGGTGTTCTTCAAAGGGCAAATCTTTGATGCCTATGCATTCTTCCAAGACATCATCAAGACGGCGAAAAAAGAAATCATTCTTATAGACGGTTATGTGGATTTGTCTTTTTTTCCCGCCATTTTGACAAACTTGACCTAA
- a CDS encoding DUF4419 domain-containing protein has protein sequence MLNHKKILCSLTLLLSTFLVASVLLSCDSKQANKPMNFSHQIYGFVRDTSAYAMIVDTTVHDSAFREETVPVVRGGFAEYFASWHQEKSRETKIFYAYSDSISPFVKGHSQKPTFIDLVALAYAKHYDMEISPDDIWLLILDGFRLHVKSNSDALKDRFVGPDVDTHIKVQADWLTQESTHEEWFGVISDFFDKLQEKLPAETGAPLRTKFSTTSPVDYNISRSMVMAIASEYYTYSSYTLCGIPKIKINGTKEDWSLLRDSFNKLATRLDMEWWSQQLNPILDEFVKVFDGQSSIAFWKGIYKLYDPEGCGNPEFNGWFSKFYPYLMGFSDKMEFKKRTDWESDVDFEELPNVVTSVDVEWKYLGQDIPLKLYTGFIGIQVDTASKMLKAARGYALRSQCGWCDIKNVADTLTYIPGKPHRLLEMLAISDSMNIYDKNGLAFATHDPNEIEKFIKSSNYDEEYMDHSWSDFDKRYKSLLSVNLFKDGKLLDHLQYFVFPEMNAGGILTLQGVAVIKNKKRIESFFKERNVAIDGEVKEFENEKSLPKLDIEILVDTVVLKEGTTLRIGLEMSEFKTGIIRALNNSMGWRLKRLLYRYYKDDFNLSADAGMGYKEKGRVDDYVALSLTPDSNRNFKMELRDVLHYGYMPPKVHTDVGNDEIAQGIVDFIKIHLTFTRDYHMVCKQNGLEAKDSVDIVGTPSAEKKLCSEIKFSKDLATGGVVRYECIEHNKKVGASESVAPTYINEYFNKRHDVYDDRYNLPISQVVKLKIPPCFVEEK, from the coding sequence ATGTTGAATCATAAGAAAATTCTTTGCAGCCTCACGTTACTGCTCTCGACATTCCTTGTCGCAAGCGTCCTGCTCTCTTGCGATAGTAAGCAAGCGAATAAACCGATGAATTTTTCGCATCAAATTTATGGTTTTGTCCGTGACACGAGCGCTTACGCAATGATTGTCGATACAACCGTGCACGACAGCGCGTTCCGCGAAGAAACTGTTCCTGTAGTGCGCGGGGGCTTTGCGGAATATTTTGCAAGTTGGCACCAAGAGAAGTCTCGTGAAACTAAAATTTTCTATGCCTATTCTGATTCTATAAGCCCATTTGTAAAGGGCCATTCCCAAAAGCCGACTTTTATAGATTTGGTCGCTTTGGCCTATGCCAAACATTATGATATGGAAATCAGTCCTGATGATATCTGGCTTTTGATTCTGGATGGATTTCGTTTGCATGTGAAGAGTAATAGCGATGCTTTGAAAGACCGGTTTGTTGGGCCTGATGTTGATACGCATATTAAAGTTCAGGCGGATTGGCTGACACAGGAATCTACGCACGAAGAATGGTTTGGTGTCATTTCTGATTTTTTCGACAAGCTTCAAGAAAAATTACCTGCAGAAACGGGCGCTCCGTTGCGGACGAAATTTTCGACTACAAGTCCTGTCGATTATAATATTTCCCGTTCCATGGTTATGGCGATAGCGTCTGAATATTATACGTATTCTTCCTATACTTTATGCGGGATTCCGAAAATAAAGATAAATGGCACTAAAGAGGACTGGAGCTTGTTGAGGGATTCCTTTAACAAGCTTGCAACTCGCCTTGATATGGAATGGTGGTCACAACAATTAAACCCCATTCTTGATGAATTTGTCAAAGTTTTTGACGGACAAAGTTCTATCGCTTTTTGGAAAGGCATCTATAAACTATATGATCCTGAAGGCTGTGGAAATCCCGAGTTCAATGGATGGTTTTCCAAGTTCTATCCGTACTTGATGGGATTTTCTGATAAAATGGAATTTAAAAAACGTACGGATTGGGAGAGTGATGTTGATTTCGAAGAATTGCCAAATGTTGTTACTTCTGTTGATGTTGAATGGAAATATCTAGGCCAGGATATCCCATTGAAACTTTATACGGGATTTATCGGAATTCAGGTGGATACGGCTTCGAAAATGCTGAAGGCTGCGAGGGGATACGCATTGCGTTCGCAGTGTGGCTGGTGCGATATAAAGAATGTTGCGGATACATTGACATACATCCCCGGAAAACCGCATCGTTTGCTAGAGATGTTGGCCATTTCGGATTCAATGAATATCTATGACAAGAACGGTTTGGCGTTTGCGACACATGATCCCAATGAAATTGAAAAATTTATAAAGTCATCAAACTACGATGAAGAATATATGGATCACTCTTGGTCTGATTTTGATAAAAGATATAAATCGCTTTTGTCAGTCAATTTGTTTAAAGATGGGAAGTTGTTGGACCACTTGCAGTACTTCGTTTTTCCTGAAATGAATGCCGGTGGAATTCTTACCCTTCAGGGGGTGGCTGTAATAAAAAACAAAAAGCGTATTGAATCGTTCTTTAAAGAACGAAATGTCGCTATTGATGGCGAGGTCAAGGAATTTGAAAATGAAAAATCCCTCCCGAAATTGGATATTGAAATTCTTGTGGATACGGTTGTCCTTAAAGAAGGAACAACTCTTAGGATTGGTCTAGAAATGAGTGAATTTAAAACTGGGATAATCCGAGCCTTGAATAATTCCATGGGTTGGCGACTCAAGAGATTGTTGTATCGCTATTATAAAGATGATTTTAATTTATCCGCAGATGCAGGGATGGGCTATAAAGAAAAAGGGCGTGTGGATGATTATGTTGCTTTGTCTTTGACGCCTGATTCCAATAGAAATTTTAAAATGGAATTGAGGGATGTGCTACATTACGGTTATATGCCTCCGAAAGTTCATACGGATGTCGGCAATGACGAAATTGCTCAAGGAATTGTAGATTTCATCAAGATACATCTTACTTTTACAAGAGATTACCACATGGTCTGCAAACAGAATGGGCTGGAAGCCAAAGATTCAGTCGATATTGTCGGAACGCCGTCTGCAGAGAAAAAACTTTGCAGCGAGATTAAATTCTCTAAAGATCTTGCGACCGGCGGTGTTGTTCGCTATGAATGCATAGAACACAATAAAAAAGTGGGGGCTAGTGAAAGCGTTGCTCCTACCTATATCAATGAGTATTTTAACAAGCGTCATGACGTATATGATGATCGGTATAATCTCCCGATATCGCAAGTCGTAAAACTCAAAATTCCGCCGTGCTTTGTAGAAGAGAAGTAA
- a CDS encoding ribonuclease domain-containing protein, producing MKTLKISLAFLFAAFLVACSTPTVSDDESDEVELTSSSKSSSSSKSSSSSKKEKSSSSKKEASSSSSKKVSSSSEQIETSSSIALKSIYEAVEESGLYTTKDSVAAYLCKFDKLPGNYVGKNEGKSLYESKTGKTFEKWNFNPWTTIGVMIGGDVFENREGLLPNGSYHEADVEYFDSSRGNKRLVYASGCVIYFTSDHYKSFKEFEMP from the coding sequence ATGAAAACCTTGAAGATTTCCCTTGCCTTTCTGTTCGCCGCGTTCCTCGTCGCATGCTCCACGCCGACGGTTTCAGACGACGAATCTGATGAAGTTGAGCTGACATCGTCAAGCAAGTCATCTTCGTCAAGCAAGTCGTCTTCATCTAGCAAGAAAGAAAAATCATCTTCGTCAAAAAAAGAAGCGTCATCGTCCAGCAGCAAAAAAGTTTCTTCAAGCAGCGAACAAATAGAAACTTCGTCCAGCATTGCATTGAAATCAATTTACGAGGCAGTGGAAGAATCTGGTTTGTACACGACCAAAGATTCCGTTGCCGCTTACCTCTGCAAGTTCGATAAGTTGCCGGGCAACTATGTTGGTAAAAACGAAGGCAAGTCCTTGTACGAATCTAAAACAGGGAAAACTTTCGAGAAATGGAATTTTAATCCGTGGACAACAATCGGTGTGATGATCGGCGGCGATGTTTTTGAAAATCGCGAAGGCCTGTTGCCGAACGGAAGTTACCACGAAGCGGACGTAGAATATTTTGATTCGAGCCGAGGAAATAAACGACTTGTTTATGCTTCGGGTTGCGTTATCTATTTTACGAGCGATCATTACAAGTCATTTAAAGAATTTGAAATGCCTTGA